A DNA window from Marinitoga litoralis contains the following coding sequences:
- a CDS encoding SufB/SufD family protein — protein MSLEIEKNYAKEFEMIEKAYEQAGGDVSKLLSKDIVSIIISGDKILGKNTVEGIDIIVKKSENGVVEYEMIIQDNIKLEKPIHMCVGFLKNQGEQYINAKYKIGNNCDVRFLSHCSFPYGKIHHKMDSKMIIGENSVVFMEDEHFHNEKDGIFLETNYYTKVGENSVFDSRFKLTKSRAGKLKINMTVDLEENSKALLESKVWGKKDDDLEIREIVNLNGENSSGIAKTYIFAQDSTKAEVINEAYGNAPYSKGHIECTEISKGSNVNISTIPILRVKNDLSELTHEASVGRVNPQQLETLMAKGLDEDEATELIIKGILK, from the coding sequence ATGAGTTTAGAAATAGAAAAAAATTACGCAAAAGAGTTTGAAATGATAGAAAAAGCATATGAACAAGCAGGAGGAGATGTCAGTAAATTATTAAGTAAAGATATAGTTTCAATTATTATTAGTGGTGATAAAATATTAGGGAAAAATACTGTAGAAGGAATTGATATAATAGTAAAAAAGTCTGAAAATGGAGTAGTAGAATATGAAATGATTATTCAAGATAATATTAAATTAGAAAAACCAATACATATGTGTGTTGGATTCTTAAAAAATCAAGGAGAACAGTATATTAATGCAAAATATAAAATTGGTAATAATTGTGATGTAAGGTTCTTATCTCATTGTTCATTTCCATATGGAAAAATTCATCATAAAATGGATTCAAAAATGATAATCGGAGAAAATTCTGTAGTATTTATGGAAGATGAACATTTTCATAATGAAAAAGATGGAATCTTTTTAGAAACAAATTATTATACTAAAGTTGGGGAAAATTCTGTTTTTGATAGCAGATTTAAGTTAACAAAATCAAGAGCCGGAAAATTAAAAATAAATATGACAGTTGATTTAGAAGAAAATTCTAAAGCATTATTAGAATCAAAAGTATGGGGGAAAAAAGATGATGATCTAGAAATAAGAGAAATAGTAAATCTTAATGGTGAAAACTCTTCTGGTATTGCTAAAACATATATTTTTGCACAAGACTCAACAAAAGCAGAAGTAATAAATGAAGCATATGGAAACGCCCCATATTCTAAAGGACATATAGAATGTACAGAAATTAGTAAAGGATCAAATGTAAATATTAGTACAATACCTATTTTAAGAGTAAAAAACGATCTATCAGAATTAACTCATGAAGCATCAGTAGGAAGAGTAAATCCTCAACAATTAGAAACATTAATGGCTAAAGGATTAGATGAAGATGAAGCTACAGAATTAATAATAAAAGGAATTTTAAAGTAA
- a CDS encoding ATP-binding cassette domain-containing protein produces MLELKNISFITGSRKILEDISYNFEKGKIYAILGNNGVGKSTLARIIMGLNGYFGNHGGKIYFEGNDITYMSITERAKLGITMAWQEPARFEGLGVREYLTLGKRINLSENELIEILNLVGLNPFYLHRKVDKTLSGGERKRIELASLIILKPKFAIFDEPDSGIDMMSNIMIERIFKIITANGGSVLSITHREEIAEIADEALLICSGKIKSQGDPKKVSEVYKTTCDNCAHINVPVEFIQNEVKL; encoded by the coding sequence ATGCTTGAATTGAAAAATATTAGTTTTATTACTGGATCAAGAAAAATATTGGAAGACATCTCATATAATTTTGAAAAAGGAAAAATATATGCTATTTTAGGAAACAATGGTGTTGGTAAATCAACTTTAGCAAGAATAATAATGGGATTAAATGGTTATTTTGGTAATCATGGTGGAAAAATATATTTTGAAGGAAATGATATAACATATATGAGTATAACTGAAAGAGCTAAACTCGGAATTACAATGGCTTGGCAAGAACCTGCAAGATTTGAGGGTTTAGGGGTAAGAGAATACTTAACATTAGGAAAAAGAATTAATTTAAGTGAAAACGAATTAATTGAAATATTAAATTTAGTAGGATTAAACCCATTTTATTTACATAGAAAAGTAGATAAAACACTTTCTGGCGGTGAAAGAAAAAGAATAGAATTAGCATCATTGATTATATTAAAACCAAAATTCGCTATTTTTGATGAACCTGATTCTGGTATTGATATGATGTCTAATATTATGATAGAAAGAATTTTTAAAATAATTACAGCTAATGGTGGATCTGTTTTAAGTATTACACACAGAGAAGAAATCGCTGAAATTGCTGATGAAGCATTATTAATATGTTCAGGAAAAATCAAATCACAGGGAGATCCTAAAAAAGTTTCAGAAGTATATAAGACTACCTGTGATAATTGTGCTCATATTAATGTTCCTGTAGAATTCATTCAAAATGAGGTGAAACTATGA
- a CDS encoding M48 family metallopeptidase yields MNIIKTQYFDITYSIIKSKRKTLSIIIEDNGNVIVRAPKFLSDYEIKKFVFDKSDWIISKLLNIKTIEEKKYIDGEKFLYLGKNYKLITIEGNYDVGILNDYIYISLKKDFFKNIELKKEMILKWYKKEAKRIIFERLEYYSKIMNLKYGKVYIRDQKTRWGSCSGKNNLSFNFRIIMAPIRKLDYIIIHELAHIVYKNHKKEFWNYVAKYCDDYLESRKWFRENGYKLSL; encoded by the coding sequence ATGAATATAATAAAAACTCAATATTTCGATATAACATATTCTATTATCAAATCAAAAAGAAAAACACTATCTATAATTATTGAAGATAATGGAAATGTAATAGTAAGAGCTCCTAAATTTCTATCTGATTATGAAATAAAAAAATTTGTATTTGATAAAAGTGATTGGATTATTTCTAAATTATTGAATATAAAAACGATAGAAGAGAAAAAATATATAGATGGAGAAAAATTTTTATACCTAGGGAAAAATTATAAACTTATAACAATTGAAGGAAATTATGATGTAGGAATATTAAATGATTATATATATATTTCATTAAAAAAGGATTTTTTTAAAAATATTGAATTAAAAAAAGAAATGATTTTAAAATGGTATAAGAAAGAAGCAAAAAGAATTATATTTGAGAGATTAGAATATTATTCTAAAATAATGAATTTAAAATATGGAAAGGTATATATAAGAGATCAAAAAACACGCTGGGGAAGTTGTTCAGGAAAAAATAACTTGAGTTTTAATTTTAGAATAATAATGGCTCCTATAAGAAAATTAGATTATATAATTATTCATGAATTAGCTCATATAGTGTATAAAAATCATAAAAAGGAATTTTGGAATTATGTAGCAAAATATTGTGATGATTATTTGGAATCAAGAAAATGGTTTAGAGAAAATGGATATAAATTATCGCTTTAG
- a CDS encoding alanyl-tRNA editing protein has protein sequence MISILDVKKEKKKIYAISKDSPFYPDGKGGQLGDRGKIGNANVLFVEYKDEEYYHLIDKEIEPGEYEYEIDFNRRRDIAQQHTAQHIISAVFEQIADMDTLGFRVGEEYTTIDLDYKSEKYVDEAERISNEIIQKGIDVEEVFTTVDKIHEYNLRNPLSEKVKGTVRLIKIGDFDINPCGGFHVKNTGEIGLIKLIDREKIKGNLIRYYFVAGNRALKDYDERIKITKTISNLMTSKIEETPKRVEETINKMKEYKSKYEKLNEKYAELISKDIINNSEIINGIKFIYLDTNEDYVSYLPKFLPMEEVFFVVKIDNRFEISSKKVNCKELINNIRKDHPELKGGGGEHRGSIIGNISVEEIKKFLRKL, from the coding sequence ATGATAAGTATATTAGATGTAAAAAAAGAAAAAAAGAAAATTTATGCTATTTCAAAAGACTCACCTTTTTATCCAGATGGGAAAGGCGGACAATTAGGTGATAGGGGGAAAATAGGAAATGCTAATGTATTATTTGTAGAATATAAAGATGAAGAATATTATCATTTAATTGATAAAGAAATAGAACCAGGAGAATATGAATATGAAATAGATTTTAATAGAAGAAGAGATATAGCTCAACAGCATACTGCGCAGCATATAATATCTGCAGTTTTTGAACAAATTGCTGATATGGATACATTAGGTTTTAGAGTGGGAGAAGAATATACAACTATTGATTTAGATTATAAATCCGAAAAATATGTTGACGAAGCTGAAAGAATTTCGAATGAAATAATTCAAAAAGGTATTGATGTAGAAGAAGTTTTTACTACAGTAGATAAAATACATGAATATAATTTAAGAAACCCTTTAAGTGAAAAAGTTAAAGGGACTGTAAGATTAATAAAAATTGGAGACTTTGATATTAATCCTTGTGGAGGATTTCATGTAAAAAATACTGGAGAAATTGGTTTAATAAAATTAATAGACAGAGAAAAAATCAAAGGAAATCTAATTAGATATTATTTTGTAGCAGGAAATAGAGCTTTAAAAGATTATGATGAAAGAATAAAAATAACAAAAACTATTTCTAATTTAATGACTTCAAAAATAGAAGAAACTCCTAAAAGAGTAGAAGAAACAATAAATAAAATGAAGGAATACAAATCAAAATATGAAAAATTAAATGAAAAATATGCAGAATTAATATCTAAAGATATTATAAATAATTCGGAAATAATTAATGGAATCAAATTTATATATTTAGATACAAATGAAGATTATGTTTCTTATTTGCCAAAATTTTTACCTATGGAAGAAGTATTTTTTGTGGTGAAAATAGACAATAGATTTGAAATTTCTTCAAAGAAAGTAAATTGTAAAGAATTAATCAATAATATTAGAAAAGATCATCCTGAGTTAAAAGGTGGTGGAGGAGAACATAGGGGTAGTATAATCGGTAATATATCTGTTGAAGAAATAAAAAAATTTTTAAGAAAATTATAA
- a CDS encoding N-glycosylase/DNA lyase, with translation MKLIKDIEEIYDEAKPLVENRWQEFVELGKNGDEKELFSELCFCVLTANWSAKGGIKAQHEIGPDGFLNLEIDELEYALRKVGHRFPKARAQYIVSNRWVVRSLKHLFLLPYYQIREFLVKNIKGIGWKESSHFLRNVGYGEVAILDKHILRLMVENNLIDSIPKGWTKNRYLDYEKRLKNALEKHFNEPIGKLDLYLWYLVKKSVDK, from the coding sequence ATGAAATTAATTAAAGATATTGAAGAAATATATGATGAAGCAAAACCATTAGTAGAAAATAGATGGCAAGAATTTGTTGAATTAGGAAAAAACGGAGATGAAAAAGAATTGTTTTCAGAACTATGTTTTTGCGTTTTAACAGCTAATTGGAGTGCCAAAGGTGGTATAAAAGCACAACACGAAATTGGACCTGATGGTTTTTTAAATTTAGAAATTGATGAATTAGAATATGCATTAAGAAAAGTAGGACATAGATTCCCTAAAGCAAGAGCTCAATACATAGTATCTAACAGATGGGTAGTAAGATCTTTAAAACACTTATTTCTTTTACCATATTATCAAATTAGAGAATTTTTAGTAAAAAATATTAAAGGTATAGGTTGGAAAGAATCTAGTCACTTTTTGAGAAATGTAGGTTATGGAGAAGTTGCAATACTTGATAAACATATATTAAGATTAATGGTAGAAAATAATTTAATAGACTCTATTCCAAAAGGCTGGACAAAAAACAGATATCTTGATTATGAGAAAAGACTAAAAAATGCTTTGGAAAAACATTTCAATGAACCTATAGGGAAATTGGATCTTTATTTATGGTATTTAGTTAAAAAAAGTGTTGATAAATAA
- a CDS encoding DUF554 domain-containing protein codes for MIPTIVNAFAVIIGSLLGLLAKKGIPERLKIILFYAVGLTTLGIGINMSMSANNFLIVLGSMALGGLIGELLDIEGFLKRIGDNMKEGDFSTGFVMSSILFLVGPLTIIGSINAGLTNDGTLIYTKSLLDGISSTVLASIYGLGVMVSSGSVLVVQGSIVLLASQLSFLTNEIYLNDLVAVGGIMVLGIGLKILEIKDTKVGNFLPALFVSPILVWIVSLFK; via the coding sequence ATGATTCCTACAATTGTAAATGCTTTTGCTGTAATAATTGGAAGTTTACTAGGATTATTAGCTAAAAAAGGAATCCCAGAAAGATTAAAAATCATTTTATTCTATGCTGTTGGTTTAACTACTTTAGGGATAGGGATAAATATGTCTATGTCAGCTAATAATTTTTTAATTGTTTTAGGTTCCATGGCTTTAGGTGGATTAATTGGAGAATTACTTGATATAGAAGGTTTTTTGAAAAGAATAGGCGATAATATGAAAGAGGGGGATTTCTCTACTGGATTTGTTATGTCATCTATATTATTTCTTGTAGGTCCATTAACCATTATAGGTTCAATTAATGCTGGTTTAACTAATGATGGTACGCTCATATATACAAAATCATTATTAGATGGTATATCTTCTACTGTATTAGCATCTATATATGGGTTAGGAGTAATGGTATCTTCAGGTTCTGTACTTGTTGTTCAAGGTAGTATTGTTTTATTAGCCTCTCAATTGTCGTTTTTGACAAATGAAATTTATTTAAATGATTTAGTTGCAGTTGGTGGTATAATGGTATTGGGAATAGGATTAAAAATATTAGAGATAAAAGATACAAAAGTAGGAAATTTTTTACCTGCATTGTTTGTTTCTCCTATTTTGGTTTGGATTGTATCCCTTTTTAAGTGA
- a CDS encoding diacylglycerol/lipid kinase family protein — protein sequence MKEYFFIVNPHSSGSKAIKLWPIIKDTLEKEGLNFEYELTKGKMDAYNITIDAIKKGFRKIIGVGGDGTANEIINGIFNQNYVDTKDIVVGVIPTGTGNDWGKTIGIPNDYIQAIEVIKNGIIIKQDVGKVIYYENNEKKERYFVNIAGMFFDAVVTKNTNKSKDKNKSGTFSYLLNLLSTLFNYKSQKAEINIDGKIIKEKIFTMAVGICKYSGGGMKMLPNAIPNDGLFDVMIIKDLPKIQVIRHIKKIFDGSFVELKWVKQFKAKNVKLTSKDKIYLEVDGENLGHSPIEFEIIENALNVFGEG from the coding sequence ATGAAAGAATATTTTTTTATTGTAAATCCGCACTCATCAGGTTCAAAAGCAATTAAACTTTGGCCAATTATTAAAGACACTTTAGAAAAAGAAGGTTTAAATTTTGAATATGAATTAACAAAAGGAAAAATGGATGCATATAATATCACTATAGATGCAATAAAAAAAGGATTTAGGAAAATTATTGGTGTTGGTGGAGATGGAACTGCTAATGAAATAATAAATGGTATTTTCAATCAAAATTATGTTGATACAAAAGATATTGTTGTGGGTGTAATACCAACAGGAACAGGAAACGATTGGGGTAAAACAATTGGAATACCCAATGATTATATTCAAGCAATAGAAGTTATTAAAAATGGCATTATAATTAAACAAGATGTTGGTAAAGTAATATATTATGAAAATAATGAAAAAAAAGAAAGATATTTTGTAAATATAGCTGGGATGTTTTTTGATGCAGTAGTTACAAAAAACACCAATAAGTCAAAAGATAAAAATAAAAGTGGAACATTTTCATATCTTTTAAATCTATTATCCACATTATTTAATTATAAATCTCAAAAAGCTGAAATAAATATTGATGGAAAAATAATAAAAGAAAAGATATTTACCATGGCTGTGGGTATTTGTAAATATAGCGGTGGTGGGATGAAAATGCTACCTAATGCAATTCCAAATGATGGCCTATTTGATGTAATGATTATTAAAGACTTACCTAAAATTCAAGTAATAAGACATATTAAGAAAATCTTTGATGGATCTTTTGTAGAGCTAAAGTGGGTAAAGCAATTTAAAGCTAAAAATGTAAAATTAACTTCTAAAGATAAAATATATTTAGAAGTAGACGGTGAAAATTTAGGACATTCTCCTATAGAATTTGAAATAATTGAAAATGCATTAAATGTTTTTGGGGAGGGATAA
- a CDS encoding amidohydrolase — MKTLFKNANIYPITSEPFKGDLLIENGKIKKLAKNIRAKTDEVIDVEGKYIFPGFVDAHSHIGVFEEGVGEGYYQDGNEMTDPNTAQVRVIDAFYPEDAAIKRALEGGVTTVMVVPGSANPIGGQGAILKFKSKIVDEMIIKEPAGLKMAMGENPKRVYGSQKKLPSTRLGSVSVIREFFLKVQNYMKKKEKGDFYDFDLKMEIGEKVLKREIPARIHAHRADDIITAIRLSEEFEFDLVIEHATEAYKIADYIKEKGVPLVLGPLFGFRTKLELKDMSFEALRIINEKGILAGLMCDHPVLHLEHANVQAALGMRYGAKEEDLIKMLTINPAKILKIDDRVGSLEVGKDADIAIWNYHPFDIRAKAESVYIEGKKVL; from the coding sequence ATGAAAACATTATTTAAAAATGCTAATATCTATCCAATCACTTCAGAACCTTTCAAAGGAGACTTATTAATTGAAAATGGTAAAATCAAAAAATTAGCTAAAAACATCAGAGCAAAAACAGATGAAGTTATTGATGTTGAAGGAAAATATATTTTCCCAGGTTTTGTGGATGCCCATTCTCACATAGGAGTTTTTGAAGAAGGCGTTGGTGAAGGTTATTATCAAGATGGAAACGAAATGACAGATCCTAATACTGCACAAGTTAGAGTTATTGATGCATTTTATCCTGAAGATGCAGCAATAAAAAGAGCTTTAGAAGGTGGAGTTACTACAGTAATGGTTGTTCCAGGAAGTGCAAATCCAATTGGGGGACAAGGAGCAATTTTAAAATTCAAATCTAAAATTGTTGATGAAATGATTATTAAAGAACCAGCAGGATTAAAAATGGCAATGGGAGAAAATCCAAAAAGAGTATATGGTTCTCAAAAGAAATTACCTTCAACAAGACTTGGTAGTGTCTCTGTTATTAGAGAATTTTTCTTAAAAGTACAAAATTATATGAAAAAGAAAGAAAAAGGAGATTTTTATGATTTTGATTTAAAAATGGAAATTGGTGAAAAGGTATTAAAAAGAGAAATACCAGCAAGAATTCATGCACATAGAGCTGATGATATTATAACAGCTATTAGATTATCAGAAGAATTTGAATTTGATTTAGTAATAGAACACGCTACAGAAGCATATAAAATTGCCGATTATATAAAAGAAAAAGGTGTTCCTTTAGTGTTAGGTCCTTTGTTCGGATTTAGAACAAAATTAGAATTAAAGGATATGTCATTTGAAGCTTTAAGAATAATTAATGAAAAAGGTATATTAGCTGGATTAATGTGTGATCACCCTGTATTGCATTTAGAACATGCTAATGTACAAGCTGCCCTTGGGATGAGATATGGAGCAAAAGAAGAAGATTTGATAAAAATGTTAACTATAAATCCAGCGAAGATATTAAAAATAGATGATAGAGTTGGATCTCTAGAAGTTGGTAAAGACGCAGATATTGCAATATGGAATTATCACCCATTTGATATAAGAGCAAAAGCTGAAAGTGTATATATTGAAGGTAAAAAAGTATTATAA
- a CDS encoding aromatic ring-hydroxylating oxygenase subunit alpha — MIKNQWYIILSSEELPKGKLIGITRFGEKLALWRDEKNNISCISDICCHRGASISHGKILDNGERVMCPFHGFEYDSNGKVQVIPANGRTTPVPDNFKVNSYYTYELANFIWVWYGDGKPDHNPSFFEDIDNELTFVEFNELWNVHYSRAIENQLDPVHVPFVHYNTIGKGNRTIMDGPILKWENNTMFYYYMRSRIEDGTPAKKPNELSQEEVSKVYLEFKFPNFWENHIDEKIRVVAAFVPIDEEHTKIYLRFYNKFTKSKLLNKIIGKFAIPFNKKVLNQDKEVVETQIPKKSELKMKENLITGDLPILEYRKKRDELKNGVIK, encoded by the coding sequence ATGATAAAAAATCAATGGTATATAATATTGTCTTCTGAAGAATTACCTAAAGGAAAATTAATTGGAATAACCAGATTTGGTGAAAAATTAGCTCTATGGAGAGATGAGAAAAATAACATAAGTTGTATATCAGATATATGTTGTCATAGAGGTGCATCTATTTCACATGGGAAAATATTAGATAATGGAGAGAGAGTAATGTGTCCTTTCCATGGATTTGAATATGATTCAAATGGGAAGGTACAAGTAATTCCAGCAAATGGCAGAACTACTCCTGTACCAGATAATTTTAAAGTAAATTCTTATTATACATATGAACTGGCTAATTTTATTTGGGTTTGGTATGGCGATGGAAAACCAGATCATAATCCATCCTTTTTTGAAGATATTGATAATGAATTGACATTTGTTGAATTTAATGAATTATGGAATGTTCATTATAGTAGAGCTATTGAAAACCAATTAGATCCTGTTCATGTACCTTTTGTTCATTATAATACTATTGGTAAGGGTAATAGAACAATCATGGATGGACCAATATTAAAATGGGAAAATAACACTATGTTTTATTATTACATGAGAAGTAGAATTGAAGATGGCACTCCTGCTAAAAAGCCTAATGAATTATCACAAGAAGAAGTTAGCAAAGTTTATTTAGAATTTAAATTTCCTAATTTTTGGGAAAATCATATTGATGAAAAAATAAGAGTAGTTGCAGCCTTTGTTCCAATAGACGAAGAACATACTAAGATATATTTGAGGTTTTATAATAAATTTACAAAATCAAAATTATTAAATAAGATAATTGGTAAATTTGCTATACCTTTTAATAAAAAAGTTTTAAATCAAGATAAAGAAGTTGTAGAAACTCAAATTCCCAAAAAGAGTGAATTAAAAATGAAAGAAAATTTAATCACAGGAGATTTACCTATATTAGAATATAGGAAAAAAAGAGATGAATTAAAAAATGGAGTGATTAAATGA
- a CDS encoding tocopherol cyclase family protein has product MIFNIWHPENFHGMNKKNFFEGWYFKNTDSQKKYVFAVIPGVSIGDDSHSFIQIIDNNNFSKYYRFKLEDFKYTNNPFSVTIGNNFFSLEKLILNLDDISADLNFENIKPWPVNLFNPGAMGPYGFLNFLECYHGILSFNHNIKGSVIVRGEQKDYENGNGYIEKDWGRSFPKSWIWASSNDFEDYDASFSLSIANVPFGKSYFVGFIMGLYLNGEIYKFTTYNGAKIYDLMIKENIITFKAKRKNYYLDVSIKKGEGNILLAPKNGNMTGRVNESLNSEISIVFKKDNNIIFSSKGIHAGLEVNGDILKDIENDKKGKVYLK; this is encoded by the coding sequence ATGATTTTTAATATATGGCATCCTGAGAATTTCCATGGAATGAATAAAAAGAATTTTTTTGAAGGGTGGTATTTTAAAAATACAGATTCTCAAAAAAAATATGTTTTTGCAGTTATTCCAGGGGTATCTATTGGTGATGATTCACATTCATTTATTCAAATAATTGATAATAATAATTTTTCGAAATATTATAGGTTTAAATTAGAAGATTTTAAATATACAAATAATCCATTTAGTGTTACTATTGGTAATAATTTCTTCTCATTAGAAAAATTAATTTTAAATCTTGATGATATATCTGCTGATTTGAATTTTGAAAATATAAAACCTTGGCCTGTAAATTTATTTAATCCCGGAGCAATGGGACCATATGGATTTTTGAATTTTTTAGAGTGCTATCATGGAATATTAAGTTTTAATCATAATATAAAAGGATCAGTTATTGTTAGAGGAGAACAGAAAGATTATGAAAATGGAAATGGATATATAGAAAAAGATTGGGGAAGATCATTTCCAAAATCATGGATATGGGCTTCATCTAATGATTTTGAAGATTATGATGCTTCTTTTTCATTGTCAATAGCAAATGTTCCATTTGGAAAAAGTTATTTTGTAGGATTTATAATGGGATTATATTTAAATGGAGAAATATATAAATTTACAACATACAATGGAGCAAAAATATATGATCTCATGATTAAAGAAAATATTATTACTTTTAAAGCAAAAAGAAAAAATTATTATCTTGATGTAAGTATAAAAAAAGGAGAAGGGAATATATTATTAGCTCCAAAAAATGGAAATATGACAGGTAGAGTGAATGAAAGTTTAAATTCAGAAATTAGTATTGTTTTTAAAAAAGATAATAATATAATTTTCTCATCTAAAGGAATTCATGCAGGTTTAGAAGTAAATGGGGATATATTAAAAGATATAGAAAATGATAAAAAAGGTAAAGTATATTTAAAATAA